A genome region from Flavobacterium sp. CFS9 includes the following:
- the tssO gene encoding type VI secretion system TssO: MKKAIIFDETYWKKAKFNLLFIISACVIFIGLTKFLLKTPDFNNTDMLNRINDYEKMQKIKVDYANKSKLIFKTIDTIKYDINQVQRIDEVKRNISEYKQLYKDNEFHSSYNFCLIGGNLLNVFLEINLEESTVKKNDTLVQTSLNECKANFKNEH; encoded by the coding sequence ATGAAGAAGGCGATAATTTTTGATGAAACCTACTGGAAGAAAGCAAAGTTCAATTTATTATTTATCATTAGCGCCTGTGTCATTTTTATTGGTCTTACCAAGTTTTTACTGAAGACACCGGATTTTAATAATACGGATATGCTGAACAGAATTAATGATTATGAAAAAATGCAGAAGATTAAGGTAGACTATGCCAATAAATCGAAGTTGATTTTCAAAACCATTGATACGATTAAATACGACATTAATCAGGTACAGCGTATCGATGAAGTAAAAAGAAATATTTCAGAGTACAAACAGCTTTATAAAGACAACGAATTTCATTCGTCTTATAATTTTTGCTTAATCGGCGGGAACTTATTAAATGTTTTTTTAGAGATAAACCTGGAAGAAAGTACGGTGAAAAAGAACGATACTCTTGTACAGACAAGTCTTAACGAATGTAAAGCAAATTTTAAAAATGAACATTAA